The proteins below are encoded in one region of Alistipes indistinctus YIT 12060:
- the rplJ gene encoding 50S ribosomal protein L10, protein MNREEKTVIINSLADKLQQYAHFYLTDTSELNAEQTAKLRRICFEKDVKLVVVKNTLFIKALEQVSKADAELMPALKGETSVMFSDTGKAPAKLIKEFRKESPKPVLKAAVVEGCVYLGDESIDALVNIKSREELIGDIIGLLQSPAKNVISALQASAGQKIAGLVKSLEERN, encoded by the coding sequence ATGAACAGGGAAGAAAAAACAGTTATCATTAACAGTTTAGCCGATAAGCTTCAACAGTACGCTCACTTCTATCTGACAGACACTTCCGAACTGAATGCAGAACAGACTGCCAAACTGCGCAGGATCTGCTTCGAGAAAGATGTGAAACTGGTAGTAGTCAAGAATACTCTCTTCATTAAGGCTCTGGAACAGGTATCCAAAGCGGATGCCGAGCTGATGCCCGCCCTCAAGGGCGAGACATCGGTCATGTTCTCCGACACGGGCAAAGCCCCTGCCAAGCTGATCAAAGAGTTCCGCAAGGAATCTCCCAAGCCGGTGCTCAAAGCTGCCGTGGTAGAGGGTTGCGTCTATCTGGGCGACGAGTCGATCGACGCTCTGGTGAACATCAAGTCTCGTGAAGAACTTATTGGCGACATCATCGGACTGCTGCAGTCTCCTGCAAAGAATGTTATTTCTGCGCTGCAGGCTTCAGCCGGTCAAAAAATCGCAGGTCTCGTGAAGAGCCTCGAAGAAAGAAATTAA
- the secE gene encoding preprotein translocase subunit SecE — translation MKIVTYFKESYTELVQKVTWPSINQLSHSAVIVMVASLLLALVVLAMDLTFENIMKAIYSILY, via the coding sequence ATGAAAATTGTAACTTACTTCAAAGAATCCTACACAGAGCTTGTTCAAAAAGTGACGTGGCCCTCTATTAACCAATTATCCCACTCCGCTGTAATCGTCATGGTTGCTTCCCTTTTACTCGCGTTGGTGGTACTGGCTATGGACCTCACCTTTGAGAACATCATGAAAGCTATATATAGCATTCTTTATTAA
- the rnr gene encoding ribonuclease R has product MTKNKKKPSKGKVKTKTSGSIASLISELFRTLPDKRYSVKNLITATGAMTRDEKDEVRSVVRSLLDERTIELVAEGKYRLSNAKRETFEGIVDMTSSGAFYVKVEGLDKDIYVNSRHAGHVLHGDRVKVAITRKAKKEMNPEGEVIEILEHSDKKYVGVLELSDSFAFVKVDSRKFPTDVFIPLRDLKGAKDGQKVLVRVTEWPDTMKNPAGEIVDVLGTPGDNNTEMHAILAEYDLPYTYPKEVEQEADKIPAELSADEIAARRDFRGITTLTIDPADAKDFDDALSMRRLPNGNIEVGVHIADVTYYVHPGDIIDAEAENRATSVYLVDRTIPMLPERLSNGLCSLRPNEEKFCFSAVFELNEEAEVQNEWFGRTVILSDRRFTYDEAQQVIESGQGDLSDEITALNALARKLRAARFRNGSISFEREEAKFDLDENGKPLRVYFKEMKEANQLIEEFMLLANRKVAEFVGRKRQGVQNSERTFVYRVHDKPNSDKLAQLRSFVMRFGYQMKSDAVGKALAKDINKLMTNVHGKQEENLISTLAIRTMAKATYTTTNIGHYGLAFDYYTHFTSPIRRYPDMMVHRLLAHYLAGGKSEDKEYYERLCEHSSAMEIRAADAERASIKYKMVEFMLDKLDQEFDGHISGVTEWGIYIELDDTKIEGMVSLRDLTDDYYTFDEENYCLRGERTGRIFTLGDGVRIRVMRADLARKQLDFALTATYDFDTKKATPVQETL; this is encoded by the coding sequence ATGACGAAAAACAAGAAAAAACCTTCAAAAGGGAAGGTGAAAACAAAAACATCGGGCAGCATCGCATCTTTGATTTCAGAGTTGTTCCGCACCCTGCCGGACAAGCGCTATTCCGTTAAGAACCTGATCACCGCCACCGGCGCAATGACACGCGATGAAAAAGACGAAGTGCGCAGCGTCGTCCGGTCCCTGCTCGATGAAAGGACGATCGAACTGGTCGCGGAAGGCAAATACCGCCTCAGCAACGCAAAACGCGAGACTTTCGAAGGGATCGTAGATATGACCTCTTCCGGGGCTTTCTATGTCAAAGTCGAAGGCTTGGACAAAGATATCTATGTAAACTCGCGGCACGCCGGCCATGTGCTGCACGGCGACCGCGTAAAGGTAGCGATCACCCGCAAGGCAAAAAAAGAGATGAACCCCGAAGGAGAGGTAATCGAGATACTCGAACATTCGGACAAAAAATACGTGGGCGTACTGGAACTGTCGGACAGTTTCGCATTCGTGAAAGTGGACAGCCGCAAGTTCCCTACCGACGTATTCATTCCGCTGCGCGACCTGAAGGGAGCAAAAGACGGTCAAAAAGTGCTGGTACGGGTCACCGAATGGCCCGACACGATGAAAAATCCCGCGGGTGAGATTGTCGACGTACTGGGTACTCCGGGTGACAACAACACCGAAATGCATGCGATCCTGGCCGAATACGACCTTCCCTATACCTATCCCAAAGAGGTGGAGCAGGAAGCCGACAAAATCCCGGCCGAGCTGTCCGCAGACGAAATCGCCGCCCGGCGGGATTTCCGCGGCATTACGACCCTCACGATCGACCCCGCCGACGCCAAGGATTTCGACGATGCGCTTTCGATGCGCCGTCTGCCCAACGGCAATATAGAAGTGGGCGTGCACATCGCCGATGTAACCTATTACGTCCATCCGGGCGACATCATCGATGCCGAGGCCGAAAACCGCGCCACATCGGTATATCTGGTGGACCGGACGATCCCGATGCTCCCCGAGCGCCTCTCGAACGGGCTGTGTTCACTGCGGCCCAACGAAGAGAAATTCTGCTTTTCAGCCGTATTCGAACTCAACGAAGAGGCCGAGGTACAGAACGAATGGTTCGGCCGTACGGTGATCCTTTCCGATCGCCGGTTCACCTACGACGAAGCGCAGCAGGTAATCGAATCCGGCCAGGGCGACCTTTCCGACGAGATTACGGCGCTCAATGCGCTGGCCCGCAAGCTGCGCGCCGCGCGTTTCCGTAACGGCTCAATCAGCTTCGAACGCGAAGAAGCGAAATTCGACCTCGACGAAAACGGCAAGCCGCTGCGCGTCTATTTCAAGGAGATGAAGGAAGCCAACCAGCTGATCGAAGAGTTTATGCTGCTGGCCAACCGCAAAGTAGCCGAGTTCGTGGGACGTAAACGCCAAGGGGTGCAGAACAGCGAACGCACGTTCGTCTACCGCGTGCACGACAAACCCAATTCCGACAAGCTCGCCCAACTACGCAGTTTCGTCATGCGCTTCGGCTACCAGATGAAAAGCGATGCCGTCGGCAAAGCGCTCGCCAAGGACATCAACAAGCTGATGACGAACGTTCACGGCAAACAGGAGGAGAACCTCATTTCGACACTTGCGATCCGGACGATGGCCAAAGCGACTTATACGACTACGAATATCGGACACTACGGGCTGGCCTTCGATTACTACACGCACTTCACCTCGCCGATCCGCCGGTACCCGGACATGATGGTGCACCGCCTGCTGGCGCACTACCTGGCCGGGGGTAAATCCGAAGACAAGGAATACTACGAAAGATTGTGCGAACACTCGTCGGCAATGGAGATCCGCGCCGCCGATGCCGAGCGCGCGTCGATCAAGTACAAAATGGTAGAGTTCATGCTCGACAAGCTCGACCAGGAGTTCGACGGGCACATCTCGGGCGTCACGGAGTGGGGAATCTACATCGAACTGGACGACACGAAGATCGAAGGGATGGTGTCGCTGCGCGACCTGACGGACGACTACTACACTTTCGACGAAGAGAACTACTGTCTCCGGGGCGAACGTACGGGACGTATTTTCACCCTCGGCGACGGCGTCCGCATTCGCGTCATGCGGGCCGACCTGGCACGCAAACAGCTCGATTTCGCGCTGACCGCCACATACGATTTCGATACGAAAAAGGCCACGCCGGTTCAAGAGACGCTGTAA
- the rplL gene encoding 50S ribosomal protein L7/L12, producing MADIKKLAEELVNLTVKEVNELAGILKDEYGIEPAAAAVAVAAAPAEGGAAAAAEKTSFDVVLANAGQAKLQVVKAVKDITGLGLKEAKDLVDGAPKTVKEGVSKEEAEQIKSQLEEAGAEVELK from the coding sequence ATGGCCGATATCAAAAAATTAGCTGAGGAGTTGGTAAACTTGACAGTTAAGGAAGTAAACGAACTTGCTGGTATTCTGAAAGACGAATACGGAATTGAGCCCGCTGCTGCTGCTGTTGCTGTTGCCGCTGCTCCCGCTGAAGGTGGCGCTGCCGCTGCTGCTGAGAAGACCTCTTTCGACGTGGTTCTCGCCAACGCAGGCCAGGCTAAGCTGCAGGTAGTTAAAGCCGTTAAGGATATCACCGGCCTGGGTCTGAAAGAGGCCAAGGATCTGGTTGATGGCGCTCCCAAAACAGTTAAAGAGGGCGTTTCCAAAGAAGAAGCAGAACAGATCAAATCTCAGCTGGAAGAGGCTGGTGCTGAAGTTGAGCTTAAGTAA
- the nusG gene encoding transcription termination/antitermination protein NusG yields MSEKEQKQWYVVRAIGGKEKKVKEYIENEVRQSHLENYISQVLIPTEKIYQIRNGKKVSKERVSYPGYVLVEAALVGEIPFILRNTPNVLGFLNDTKGNSMEATPLRPQEVSRILGRVDELSESEEENEVPFFVGETVKVIDGPFSSFSGTIEAVDNDRKKLTVSVKIFGRKTPMELSFMQVEKE; encoded by the coding sequence ATGAGTGAAAAAGAGCAGAAGCAATGGTACGTCGTGCGTGCCATCGGAGGTAAAGAAAAAAAGGTGAAGGAGTACATCGAAAACGAAGTGCGCCAGTCCCACCTGGAAAACTATATCTCCCAGGTTCTGATTCCTACTGAAAAGATTTACCAGATTCGCAACGGTAAAAAAGTCAGTAAGGAACGTGTGTCTTATCCGGGCTATGTATTAGTCGAAGCTGCCCTGGTAGGAGAAATCCCGTTTATTCTTCGCAACACTCCCAACGTTTTAGGCTTCCTCAACGACACCAAAGGCAACTCCATGGAGGCAACCCCTCTTCGCCCCCAGGAAGTGAGCCGTATCTTAGGCCGTGTCGATGAATTAAGTGAGAGTGAAGAGGAAAACGAAGTTCCTTTCTTCGTCGGAGAGACAGTCAAAGTAATCGACGGCCCGTTCTCAAGCTTCTCGGGCACGATCGAGGCTGTGGACAACGACCGGAAGAAACTTACGGTTTCCGTGAAGATTTTCGGGCGCAAGACTCCTATGGAGTTGAGCTTCATGCAAGTTGAAAAAGAATAA
- the rplK gene encoding 50S ribosomal protein L11: MAKEVAAFIKLQIKGGAANPSPPVGPALGSKGVNIMDFCKQFNARTQDKAGKVLPVIITVYGDKSFDFVVKQPPVAVQLKEAAKLQSGSAEPNRKKVGQVTWDQVKAIAEDKMPDLNCFTLESAMRMVAGTARSMGINVVGEFPSL; the protein is encoded by the coding sequence ATGGCAAAAGAGGTTGCTGCATTTATTAAATTGCAGATCAAAGGTGGTGCCGCAAATCCTTCGCCTCCAGTAGGTCCTGCACTTGGCTCCAAGGGAGTCAACATCATGGACTTCTGCAAGCAGTTCAATGCGAGGACCCAGGACAAGGCGGGGAAAGTACTTCCTGTCATTATCACCGTATATGGCGACAAGTCGTTCGATTTCGTTGTCAAGCAGCCGCCCGTAGCCGTACAGCTCAAGGAGGCAGCAAAGCTTCAGAGTGGATCGGCCGAGCCGAACCGCAAAAAAGTGGGCCAGGTAACCTGGGATCAGGTCAAAGCGATCGCAGAGGATAAAATGCCTGACCTGAACTGCTTCACTCTTGAGTCAGCAATGCGGATGGTTGCCGGTACGGCCCGTAGTATGGGTATCAACGTAGTTGGTGAATTTCCTAGTTTGTAA
- the rplA gene encoding 50S ribosomal protein L1, whose product MSKLTKNRKTALAKVETGKVYKLGEAAALLKEITFTKFDASVDLDVRLGVDPRKSNQMVRGVVTLPHGTGKQVRVLVLCTPDKENEAKEAGADYVGLDEYIEKIKGGWTDVDVIITTPNVMAKVGALGRILGPRGLMPNPKTGTVTMEVGKAVTEVKAGKIDFKVDKFGIVHSSIGKVSFTADQIIENAKEFMSMINKLKPTAAKGTYVQSIYLSSTMSPGLAVDPKSVDIK is encoded by the coding sequence ATGAGTAAGCTGACCAAAAACAGAAAAACGGCTCTTGCTAAGGTTGAAACCGGTAAAGTGTACAAGCTAGGCGAGGCGGCAGCTCTTCTAAAGGAGATCACCTTTACGAAATTCGATGCTTCCGTCGACCTGGACGTGCGCCTCGGGGTTGACCCGCGCAAATCCAACCAGATGGTGAGGGGTGTCGTTACCCTGCCTCATGGTACTGGAAAACAGGTGCGTGTTCTGGTGCTTTGCACTCCCGACAAGGAGAACGAGGCAAAAGAGGCCGGCGCTGATTATGTTGGACTGGACGAATACATCGAAAAGATCAAAGGCGGTTGGACTGATGTGGACGTCATTATCACGACCCCCAACGTAATGGCCAAGGTCGGAGCGCTCGGACGCATTCTGGGTCCGCGCGGTCTGATGCCGAACCCCAAAACAGGCACGGTTACCATGGAAGTGGGCAAAGCTGTAACGGAAGTGAAAGCCGGTAAAATCGACTTCAAAGTCGACAAATTCGGTATCGTTCACTCTTCGATCGGCAAAGTAAGCTTCACGGCCGACCAGATTATCGAGAACGCCAAGGAGTTTATGTCCATGATCAATAAGCTCAAACCCACGGCTGCCAAAGGTACTTACGTACAGAGCATATACTTGTCTTCTACGATGAGCCCCGGCTTAGCGGTAGACCCCAAATCGGTTGACATCAAATAA
- the tuf gene encoding elongation factor Tu: MAKEKFDRSKPHVNVGTIGHVDHGKTTLTAAITTVLAKKGLSELRSFDSIDNAPEEKERGITINTSHVEYQTANRHYAHVDCPGHADYVKNMVTGAAQMDGAILVVAATDGPMPQTNEHVLLARQVNVPRIVVFLNKCDMVDDPEMLDLVELEVRDLLSKYEFDGDNTPIIRGSALGGLNGEAQWEDKIMELMEAVDTYIPLPPRENEKPFLMPVEDVFSITGRGTVVTGRIETGIIHVGDPVEITGLQEKSMTSTCTGVEMFRKLLDQGEAGDNVGLLLRGIDKKDVKRGMVVAKPGSITPHTEFEAEVYILKKEEGGRHTPFHHKYRPQFYLRTMDITGEVELPEGVDMVMPGDNVTIKVTLIYPVALNVGLRFAIREGGRTVGAGQITKIIK, encoded by the coding sequence ATGGCAAAAGAAAAATTTGACAGGTCCAAGCCGCACGTGAACGTCGGTACCATCGGACACGTAGACCACGGTAAAACCACTCTTACCGCCGCAATTACCACCGTACTTGCAAAAAAAGGTCTCTCTGAACTCCGTTCTTTCGACTCGATCGACAACGCTCCCGAGGAAAAAGAGCGCGGTATCACCATCAACACCTCTCACGTGGAGTACCAGACTGCCAATCGTCACTATGCCCACGTTGACTGCCCGGGCCACGCCGACTATGTGAAGAACATGGTTACCGGTGCCGCCCAGATGGACGGCGCGATCCTGGTGGTTGCCGCTACCGACGGTCCGATGCCCCAGACCAACGAGCACGTACTGCTCGCCCGTCAGGTGAACGTACCGCGTATCGTCGTGTTCCTGAACAAATGCGATATGGTGGACGATCCCGAGATGCTCGACCTGGTTGAGCTCGAGGTTCGCGACCTGTTGAGCAAATACGAATTCGACGGTGACAACACCCCCATCATCCGCGGTTCTGCCCTCGGCGGTCTGAACGGCGAAGCTCAGTGGGAAGACAAGATCATGGAGCTGATGGAAGCTGTCGATACTTACATTCCGCTGCCTCCGCGTGAGAATGAGAAACCGTTCCTGATGCCTGTCGAGGACGTATTCTCGATCACCGGCCGCGGTACCGTTGTTACGGGCCGTATCGAAACCGGTATTATCCACGTAGGTGACCCCGTAGAGATCACCGGTCTGCAGGAAAAATCGATGACTTCGACTTGTACCGGCGTCGAGATGTTCCGCAAGCTGCTCGATCAGGGCGAGGCCGGCGACAACGTAGGTCTGTTGCTGCGCGGTATCGATAAGAAGGATGTAAAACGCGGTATGGTCGTCGCCAAACCGGGTTCTATCACTCCGCACACCGAATTCGAGGCTGAGGTCTACATCCTGAAGAAGGAAGAGGGTGGCCGTCACACTCCGTTCCACCACAAATACCGTCCGCAGTTCTACCTGCGTACGATGGACATCACCGGCGAGGTCGAACTGCCCGAAGGTGTTGACATGGTGATGCCGGGTGACAACGTGACCATCAAGGTTACCCTGATCTACCCCGTCGCTTTGAACGTCGGTCTGCGTTTCGCTATCCGCGAAGGTGGCCGTACGGTAGGTGCCGGTCAGATTACCAAGATCATCAAATAA
- the rpoB gene encoding DNA-directed RNA polymerase subunit beta, with product MSQKTDNKRISFSSVKNRMPYPDLLEVQLKSFQDFFQLDTTAENRKNEGLYKVFMENFPITDTRNNFVLEFIDYYVDPPRYSIDECLERGLTYSVPLKAKLKLYCTDPEHEDFDTVVQDVYFGTIPYMTPRGTFVINGAERVIVSQLHRSPGVFFGQSTHTNGTKLYSARIIPFKGSWIEFATDINNVMYAYIDRKKKLPVTTLLRAIGFESDRQILEIFDLAEEVKVTKANLKKVVGQRLAARVLKTWVEDFVDEDTGEVVSIERNEIIIDRETVLEERHIEDIVESGAKSILIHKEAPGSIDFSIVYNTLQKDPCNSEKEAVVYIYRQLRNSEPPDEATARDVIEKLFFSDKRYDLGDVGRFRINKKLSLDISPEVRVLTREDMIAIIKYLISLINSKTDVDDIDHLSNRRVRTVGEQLANQFSVGFVRMARTIRERMNVRDNEVFTPVDLINAKTLSSVINSFFGTNQLSQFMDQTNPLAEMTHKRRLSALGPGGLSRERAGFEVRDVHYTHYGRLCPIETPEGPNIGLISSLCVYAKISDMGFIETPYRKVEDGVVDLKNSDVVYLSAEEEEGLVIAQANAPLDDKGHFLNADKIKARYEGDFPVVTDKEVNLMDVAPNQIASIAASLIPFLEHDDANRALMGSNMMRQAVPLVMPEAPIVGTGLEDDMIGDSRIQIVAEGNGEVVFSDATQIQVKYERTDEEKLVSFDPEVTTYNLPRYRKTNQNTSITLKPIVRKGEQVTKGQILTEGYSTQKGELALGRNLKVAFMPWKGYNFEDAIVISERMMRDDIFTSVHVDEYIMEVRDTKRGVEELTSDIPNVSEDATKDLDENGIIRIGANIKPGDILIGKITPKGESDPSPEEKLLRAIFGDKAGDVKDASLKAQPSLFGVVVDKKLFSRANRDGKKSKAAEKAQLEKLDMAFNEQAEVLRSRLLEKLAVLLKDKTTAGIRDYFGVEIVAKGTRFTQKMLGEIDFLNVAADKWTGDAHLDSLVEKTINNYIIKYKEADAVLKRDKYNLTNGDELPAGIIQLAKVYIAKKRKLRVGDKMAGRHGNKGIVAKVVRDEDMPFLEDGSIVDIVLNPLGVPSRMNLGQIYETVLGWAGRELGLKFATPIFDGASLEQINEYTAQAGVPRSGRTYLFDGGTGERFDQPATVGVIYMLKLGHMVDDKMHARSIGPYSLITQQPLGGKAQFGGQRFGEMEVWALEAFGAANILQEILTIKSDDVMGRAKAYEAIVKGDNLPQAGIPESLNVLLHELRGLAISVKLD from the coding sequence ATGTCCCAAAAAACAGATAATAAACGTATCAGCTTCTCTTCGGTCAAAAACAGGATGCCCTATCCCGATTTGCTGGAGGTGCAGCTCAAATCCTTTCAAGACTTTTTTCAACTGGACACCACTGCGGAGAACCGGAAGAACGAAGGCCTCTACAAGGTTTTCATGGAGAACTTCCCGATCACCGATACCCGCAACAACTTCGTGCTGGAATTCATCGACTACTACGTCGATCCGCCCCGTTACTCGATCGACGAGTGCCTGGAACGCGGCCTCACGTACAGTGTTCCGTTAAAAGCCAAACTGAAATTATACTGTACAGACCCTGAACACGAAGATTTCGACACGGTAGTCCAGGATGTCTATTTCGGGACGATCCCCTACATGACTCCCCGCGGCACGTTCGTTATCAACGGCGCCGAGCGCGTCATCGTATCCCAGTTGCACCGTTCGCCCGGCGTCTTCTTCGGACAGAGCACCCATACGAACGGGACGAAGCTTTATTCCGCCCGTATCATCCCCTTCAAGGGTTCCTGGATCGAGTTCGCGACAGACATCAACAACGTGATGTACGCTTACATCGACCGTAAAAAGAAACTGCCGGTCACCACCCTGCTCCGCGCCATCGGCTTCGAGAGCGACCGTCAGATTTTAGAGATATTCGACCTGGCCGAAGAGGTCAAGGTCACCAAGGCCAACCTTAAAAAAGTGGTGGGCCAGCGCCTTGCTGCCCGTGTGCTGAAGACATGGGTGGAAGATTTCGTCGACGAAGATACCGGCGAGGTGGTTTCGATCGAACGTAACGAAATCATCATCGACCGCGAAACGGTACTCGAAGAGCGCCACATCGAGGATATCGTCGAATCGGGCGCAAAGAGCATCCTGATCCACAAAGAGGCTCCGGGGAGTATCGACTTCTCGATCGTCTACAACACGCTGCAGAAGGACCCGTGCAACTCAGAAAAAGAGGCCGTGGTGTACATCTACCGCCAGTTGCGCAACTCCGAACCGCCCGATGAGGCGACCGCTCGCGACGTGATCGAGAAACTGTTCTTCTCCGACAAGCGGTACGACCTGGGCGACGTGGGCCGCTTCCGGATCAACAAGAAACTGAGTCTCGACATCTCCCCGGAGGTCAGGGTACTGACCCGCGAGGATATGATCGCGATCATCAAATACCTGATCTCGCTGATCAACTCGAAAACCGACGTGGACGACATCGACCACCTGAGCAACCGCCGTGTCCGCACGGTGGGCGAACAGCTGGCCAACCAGTTCAGCGTGGGTTTCGTGCGCATGGCGCGTACGATTCGCGAACGCATGAACGTCCGCGACAACGAAGTGTTCACCCCCGTAGACCTGATCAATGCGAAGACCCTTTCGTCGGTGATCAATTCGTTCTTCGGCACGAATCAGCTTTCGCAGTTCATGGACCAGACCAATCCGCTGGCCGAAATGACGCACAAACGCCGTCTGTCGGCCCTCGGTCCCGGTGGTCTGTCGCGCGAACGCGCCGGTTTCGAGGTGCGCGACGTACACTATACGCATTACGGCCGTCTCTGCCCGATCGAAACTCCGGAGGGACCGAACATCGGTCTGATTTCGTCGCTGTGCGTCTATGCGAAGATCAGCGACATGGGCTTCATCGAAACCCCCTACCGCAAGGTAGAGGACGGCGTCGTGGATCTCAAGAACAGCGATGTCGTTTACCTGAGCGCCGAAGAGGAGGAGGGTCTGGTCATCGCACAGGCGAATGCCCCGCTCGACGATAAAGGCCATTTCCTGAACGCGGATAAGATCAAGGCGCGTTACGAAGGCGACTTCCCGGTAGTAACCGATAAAGAGGTAAACCTGATGGACGTCGCGCCGAACCAGATCGCATCGATCGCGGCCAGCCTGATCCCGTTCCTCGAGCACGACGACGCGAACCGCGCGCTGATGGGTTCGAACATGATGCGTCAGGCCGTACCGTTGGTAATGCCCGAGGCACCGATCGTCGGTACCGGCCTGGAAGACGACATGATCGGGGACAGCCGCATTCAGATCGTTGCCGAAGGTAACGGCGAGGTTGTTTTCTCAGATGCTACCCAGATTCAGGTCAAATACGAACGTACCGACGAAGAGAAGCTCGTCAGCTTCGATCCCGAGGTAACGACTTATAACCTTCCGCGTTACCGCAAAACCAACCAGAATACGTCGATCACCCTCAAACCGATCGTCCGCAAGGGTGAGCAGGTAACCAAGGGCCAGATCCTGACCGAAGGCTATTCGACGCAGAAAGGCGAGTTGGCACTGGGACGCAACCTGAAAGTGGCTTTCATGCCGTGGAAGGGTTACAATTTCGAGGACGCCATCGTGATCTCCGAACGGATGATGCGCGACGACATCTTCACTTCGGTGCATGTCGACGAGTACATCATGGAGGTGCGCGACACGAAACGCGGCGTCGAGGAACTCACCTCGGATATCCCGAACGTGAGCGAAGACGCCACCAAGGATCTCGACGAAAACGGCATTATCCGCATCGGTGCGAACATCAAACCAGGCGATATCCTGATCGGTAAGATCACGCCGAAAGGCGAAAGCGATCCGTCTCCCGAGGAGAAACTGCTCCGTGCGATCTTCGGCGATAAAGCGGGCGATGTGAAGGATGCCTCGCTGAAAGCACAACCTTCGCTCTTCGGCGTTGTCGTGGACAAAAAACTGTTCAGCCGGGCCAACCGTGACGGCAAAAAGAGCAAAGCCGCAGAAAAGGCACAACTCGAAAAGCTCGACATGGCGTTCAACGAACAGGCCGAAGTCCTGCGCAGCCGCCTTCTCGAAAAACTGGCCGTCCTGCTCAAAGACAAGACGACCGCCGGTATCCGCGACTACTTCGGCGTGGAGATCGTTGCCAAAGGCACCCGTTTTACGCAGAAAATGCTCGGGGAGATCGACTTCCTGAACGTAGCGGCGGACAAATGGACGGGCGACGCCCATTTGGATTCGCTGGTGGAAAAGACGATCAACAACTATATCATCAAATACAAAGAGGCTGATGCCGTGCTCAAACGCGACAAGTACAACCTCACCAACGGTGACGAACTGCCCGCCGGCATCATCCAGCTTGCGAAAGTTTACATCGCGAAAAAGCGTAAACTCCGCGTGGGCGATAAAATGGCCGGCCGCCACGGTAACAAAGGTATCGTGGCCAAGGTGGTGCGCGACGAAGATATGCCGTTCCTCGAAGACGGTTCGATCGTCGACATCGTGCTGAACCCGTTGGGTGTGCCTTCGCGTATGAACCTCGGCCAGATTTACGAAACCGTGCTCGGTTGGGCCGGCCGTGAATTGGGACTGAAGTTCGCCACGCCGATTTTCGACGGGGCATCGCTCGAACAGATCAACGAGTACACCGCACAGGCAGGCGTACCGCGCAGCGGCCGCACCTACCTCTTCGACGGCGGTACGGGCGAACGTTTCGACCAGCCGGCGACAGTGGGCGTGATCTACATGCTCAAACTGGGCCACATGGTCGATGACAAGATGCACGCCCGCTCGATCGGTCCGTACTCGCTCATTACGCAGCAGCCCCTCGGCGGTAAAGCGCAGTTCGGCGGTCAGCGTTTCGGTGAGATGGAGGTGTGGGCGCTCGAGGCATTCGGAGCCGCCAACATCCTGCAGGAGATCCTGACTATCAAGTCCGACGACGTAATGGGCCGTGCCAAAGCTTACGAAGCGATCGTCAAAGGCGACAACCTGCCGCAAGCCGGTATTCCCGAATCGCTCAACGTGCTGCTGCACGAACTGCGGGGTCTGGCCATCAGCGTCAAGCTGGACTAA